In Nostoc edaphicum CCNP1411, the sequence TAAAACGCAATCTAGTATTTTTATTTAGCAAACCAGTGATATGAAGCACGTGTAAATTTGGATGTTTTGTGCGATGACGCAAAGATTTAAACTGGGAAACCCCAATAAAATCTGAAGTCTCTGAATTACGAATTACGAATTGGTACAAAGCATCCAAATTTGCAAGTTACTCCTCAACCCCCAATCCCTATGCGTCGAACCAAAATCATTTGTACTGTTGGGCCCGCTACATCTGCACCTGAAAAGCTGCAAGCCTTGGTAAAAGCCGGAATGAATGTGGCACGGCTGAATTTTTCCCACGGGGCTTATGAATTCCATGCCCAAACTGCTCACTATCTCAGACAGATTAGTAATGAGCAGCAAAAGCCGATCGCAATTATGCAAGACTTATGTGGTCCCAAGATTCGTTTGGGAACTTTACCACCGGAAGGGTTAAATTTAGAAGCCGGTAGTGAAGTCACCTTTGTTTTGCAAGAAAAGGGTGAGAGTATTGACGAACTCCCCCTACCTTTGCCGACTTTGTTCGCAATGGTGCGACCAGGTGAACCAATTTTAATTAATGATGGTCGCGTCAAATTGATTGTGACCGATCGCGATGCCGATCACATTCGCGCCCAAGTGAAAATTGGCGGGTTAATTTCCACCCACAAGGGAGTGAACCTACCCCAAACTCCTTTACCTGTCAGTTCCATCACCGAAAAAGACTTGCTGGATCTCCGCTTTGGGATTCAGTTGGGTGTAGACTGGGTAGCGGTGTCCTTCGTGCGATCGCCACAAGACTTAGAACCCGCTAGACGAATGATTGAAGCTGCTGGTGCTTCCATTCGCCTAATTGCCAAAATCGAAAGAGCAGAGGCAGTAGAGAATTTTGACTCAATTCTGAAGGTTGCGGACGCGATTATGATTGCCCGTGGCGATTTAGGGGTAGAAGTGCCAATTCACGAAGTACCCTTAATTCAAAAAGATATCATTCGCCGTTGCAATCGTGCTGGCAAGCCGGTGATTACAGCCACCCAAATGCTAGAGTCGATGATTAGCGCCCCTGACCCCACCCGCGCCGAAGCAACCGATGTTGCCAACTCCATCTTAGATGGTACGGATGCGGTAATGCTTTCTGGTGAAACCGCTGTCGGGCAATATCCCATCGCCGCCGTCCAGATGATGCACAACATCGCCGTGCGGACAGAACAGGCTCTAGATGAGGGTAGCAAACATGCTTGGTGTCATGAAGCAGGCAGTCTTAGCGTTACCGAATCTGTGGCAGAATCCGTCTGTCGCATCGCTTATGAAACAGGCTCACGGGCAATTCTCTGTAACACTTCATCAGGAAGTACGGCGCGAATGGTGTCTAAATACCGGCCTACTTCTCCCATTATTGCCCTCACCTCCGACATCACCGCTTATCGCCAACTAGCGCTTTCTTGGGGTGTGGAAGCTTTGCTGATCCCACCAGTCCACAATGCCGAAGAGATGTTTACCAATGTGGTGAACACAGTTGTAGACATGGGTTTAGCGAATAAGGGCGATAAAGTAGTAATTACCTCTGGTGTTCCAATTGGTAAATCGGGCACAACTAGTTTAATCAAAGTGCATTCCATTGGACAGCCAATTTCAGCATAAGGCACTTAGAATAAGGCTGTGGCTCAAGATAGTAAGCAAAATTGGGCAATGATTAAGAAAAATTGCCAGAATCAGAATTGAAGGAACTAAGGACTGGGGACTGGTGATTGGGGACTAAGGACTGGGGAGACAAGGAGGAGACTAATAACTCTTGTACAAACGCGATTAATTGTGTCTCTACTCCTAACTCCTAACTCAGCACTCAGCACTCAGCACTCAGCACTCGCTAGTAAATCCTAAACAAACATCACGGAGTCTTTTATGTCTAAGAATTTACTGGAACAATTGCGAGAAGTGACTGTTGTGGTCGCAGATACAGGGGATATCAAGGCAATTGAAAAGTTCAAACCCCAAGATGCCACCACCAATCCTTCTCTGATTACTGCTGCGGCGCAAATGCCAGAATATCAGGGAATTGTCGATCAAACTTTACTTCAGGCGAAGAAAGATGCTGGAGCCGAAGCCACCCAAGCACAGATAGTTTCTTTGGCTTTTGACCGTTTAGCAGTTGCCTTTGGATTAAAGATTTTGCAAATCATTCCCGGTCGCGTGTCTACGGAAGTGGATGCTCGCTTGTCCTACGATACCGAAGCTACCCTGACTAAGGCACGGGACTTAATTGCCCAGTATAAAGCTGCCGGAATTGGCCGCGATCGCGTTTTAATTAAAATTGCCACCACCTGGGAAGGCATTCGCGCTGCGGAAATTCTCGAAAAAGAAGGTATTCACTGTAACCTTACATTGTTGTTTGGTCTTCACCAAGCGATCGCCTGTGCAGAAGCCGGCGTCACCCTAATTTCTCCCTTCGTTGGTCGGATTCTCGACTGGTACAAAAAAGATACCGGACGCGATAGCTACCCAGCAGCCGAAGATCCAGGAGTTTTGTCAGTCACCAAAATCTACAACTACTACAAGAAATTCGGCTACAAAACCGAAGTTATGGGAGCTAGCTTCCGTAACCTTGGTGAAATTACTGAACTTGCCGGTAGTGA encodes:
- the pyk gene encoding pyruvate kinase — its product is MRRTKIICTVGPATSAPEKLQALVKAGMNVARLNFSHGAYEFHAQTAHYLRQISNEQQKPIAIMQDLCGPKIRLGTLPPEGLNLEAGSEVTFVLQEKGESIDELPLPLPTLFAMVRPGEPILINDGRVKLIVTDRDADHIRAQVKIGGLISTHKGVNLPQTPLPVSSITEKDLLDLRFGIQLGVDWVAVSFVRSPQDLEPARRMIEAAGASIRLIAKIERAEAVENFDSILKVADAIMIARGDLGVEVPIHEVPLIQKDIIRRCNRAGKPVITATQMLESMISAPDPTRAEATDVANSILDGTDAVMLSGETAVGQYPIAAVQMMHNIAVRTEQALDEGSKHAWCHEAGSLSVTESVAESVCRIAYETGSRAILCNTSSGSTARMVSKYRPTSPIIALTSDITAYRQLALSWGVEALLIPPVHNAEEMFTNVVNTVVDMGLANKGDKVVITSGVPIGKSGTTSLIKVHSIGQPISA
- a CDS encoding transaldolase yields the protein MSKNLLEQLREVTVVVADTGDIKAIEKFKPQDATTNPSLITAAAQMPEYQGIVDQTLLQAKKDAGAEATQAQIVSLAFDRLAVAFGLKILQIIPGRVSTEVDARLSYDTEATLTKARDLIAQYKAAGIGRDRVLIKIATTWEGIRAAEILEKEGIHCNLTLLFGLHQAIACAEAGVTLISPFVGRILDWYKKDTGRDSYPAAEDPGVLSVTKIYNYYKKFGYKTEVMGASFRNLGEITELAGSDLLTISPSLLAELQSTVAELPRKLDPAKAASLEIEKISIDKASYDKMHAADRMATDKLDEGIKGFTKALEDLEKLLADRLVRLEGEVVASH